In one window of Frigoriglobus tundricola DNA:
- a CDS encoding cell division protein FtsQ/DivIB has protein sequence MVKRARKAPPPGPSGWRAARPVLAVALTLGVAGALLFGLSRLGDEARRNIGPRDRYIVRFADIRCDPPPGCTREAFLAEVRYNADGAATFQSIDPDLVPNLTAAFSAHPWVLSVDGVTVEPPDAVSVKLVYRTPVLAVSSDGARRAVDVKGIVLPTSAPTAGLPELLNDVTPPGKAGQPWPGDVVVRAASVSEEYKPKSIERTEQGWQLIQRNGKKLIVGR, from the coding sequence GTGGTGAAACGTGCCCGGAAGGCCCCGCCGCCCGGCCCGTCGGGGTGGCGGGCCGCCCGCCCCGTTCTCGCGGTGGCCCTCACGCTCGGTGTCGCGGGGGCGCTCCTGTTCGGGCTGTCGCGCCTGGGCGACGAGGCCCGCCGCAACATTGGCCCGCGCGACCGCTATATCGTGCGGTTCGCCGACATCCGCTGCGACCCGCCGCCCGGCTGCACCCGCGAAGCGTTCCTCGCCGAGGTCCGGTACAACGCGGACGGCGCGGCCACGTTCCAGTCGATCGATCCCGATCTCGTTCCGAACCTGACGGCCGCGTTCTCCGCCCATCCCTGGGTCTTGAGTGTGGACGGAGTGACGGTCGAACCACCCGACGCCGTGAGCGTGAAGCTCGTGTACCGCACGCCGGTGCTCGCGGTCTCATCGGACGGGGCGAGGCGGGCTGTGGACGTCAAGGGGATCGTGCTTCCGACCTCCGCCCCGACCGCGGGCTTACCGGAGCTGCTGAACGATGTCACCCCGCCGGGCAAGGCCGGACAACCGTGGCCGGGGGACGTCGTGGTGCGCGCCGCGTCGGTCTCAGAGGAGTACAAGCCGAAATCGATCGAGCGAACCGAGCAGGGGTGGCAACTCATCCAGCGCAACGGCAAAAAACTGATCGTGGGCCGCTAG
- the murB gene encoding UDP-N-acetylmuramate dehydrogenase, protein MPLAAQFPEIMKRDQPLAPFTHLKIGGPAEFLAEPRSVEELNAVLSACQANRVPVRMLGGGFNLLIPDEPVRGAVVRLTAPAFTFLKRDGKRVTAGGGGQLFDLIAFSVKNGLGGLETLVGIRGTVGGSVRCNVGDRSGEISQTVRNVTVLTDAGKVQVRGRDELTFSEHQSDLDEPVILAVEFELEAEAPAAVLKRMRAAWIVRKASEPLSFQAGVRLFRNPPGQTAATLIDRAQMTKAKTGGAELSERNSNYVVVQPGVKARDILQLADLVKTKVKERTGVTLERELRVW, encoded by the coding sequence ATGCCGCTCGCCGCGCAGTTCCCTGAGATCATGAAGCGGGACCAGCCGCTCGCCCCGTTCACGCACCTGAAAATCGGCGGCCCGGCCGAGTTTCTGGCCGAACCGCGGAGCGTGGAGGAACTCAACGCCGTCCTCTCCGCGTGCCAGGCTAACCGCGTACCGGTGCGGATGCTGGGCGGCGGGTTCAACCTGCTGATCCCGGACGAGCCGGTGCGCGGCGCGGTCGTCCGGCTCACCGCGCCGGCGTTCACGTTCTTGAAGCGTGACGGCAAGCGCGTGACCGCCGGGGGCGGCGGGCAACTGTTCGACCTCATCGCGTTTTCCGTCAAGAACGGCCTCGGGGGGCTGGAAACCCTGGTCGGCATCCGCGGTACGGTCGGCGGCAGCGTGCGCTGCAACGTGGGCGATCGTTCGGGCGAGATCAGCCAGACCGTGCGCAACGTGACCGTCCTGACCGACGCGGGCAAGGTGCAGGTCCGCGGGCGCGACGAACTCACGTTCTCCGAGCACCAGAGCGACCTCGACGAGCCCGTGATCCTGGCGGTCGAGTTCGAACTCGAAGCGGAGGCCCCGGCCGCGGTGCTGAAGCGGATGCGGGCGGCCTGGATCGTGCGGAAGGCGTCGGAACCGCTCAGCTTCCAGGCCGGCGTGCGGCTGTTCCGCAACCCGCCGGGGCAGACGGCCGCGACGCTCATCGACCGCGCCCAGATGACAAAAGCGAAGACCGGGGGCGCCGAACTGAGCGAGCGGAACTCGAACTACGTCGTCGTCCAGCCGGGCGTCAAGGCGCGCGACATTCTGCAGCTCGCGGATCTTGTGAAGACGAAGGTGAAGGAGCGCACCGGCGTGACTCTCGAACGGGAGCTCCGCGTGTGGTGA
- a CDS encoding pyridoxal phosphate-dependent decarboxylase family protein: MTPDEFREYGHKLIDWIADYRATIAARPVRATTAPGEVRAGLPSEPPAEAQPFDAILTDFEARIVPGLTHWQHPRFFGYFPANAALPSVLGDLLSTGLGVLGLNWQACPALTELEELTCDWVRQMVGLSAAWSGVIQDTASTASLLALLCARERASDFSLVRGGMQAEAKPHVVYVSTQSHSSIEKAALLAGFGRENVRAVPVDEKFALRADALDAAIRADLAAGKVPCAVVVTTGTTASTALDPVAAVAELAGRYELWLHVDAAMAGSAMILPECRWMWDGVERADSIVFNPHKWLGAVFDCSLFYVRDTEHLIRVMSTSPSYLRTAADGRATNYRDWGIPLGRRFRALKLWCLIRSEGVSGLQARLRRDIANAKWLAERVAATPNWRVVAPVPLQTVCLRHEPPGLAGESLDNHTRAWAEHVNASGAAYLTPAVLDGRWMVRVSVGSLTTERADVDALWGVMREAAETAG, from the coding sequence ATGACTCCCGACGAGTTCCGAGAGTACGGCCACAAGCTCATCGACTGGATCGCCGACTACCGCGCGACCATCGCCGCGCGACCCGTGCGCGCGACCACGGCCCCGGGCGAGGTGCGGGCGGGCCTACCGAGTGAGCCGCCCGCAGAGGCGCAACCGTTCGACGCGATTCTCACGGATTTCGAAGCCAGAATCGTTCCCGGCCTCACGCACTGGCAGCACCCGCGGTTCTTCGGCTACTTCCCCGCGAACGCCGCGTTGCCGAGTGTGCTGGGGGACCTGCTGAGTACCGGGCTCGGCGTACTCGGGCTGAACTGGCAGGCGTGCCCGGCGCTGACGGAGCTGGAAGAACTCACGTGCGATTGGGTCCGTCAGATGGTCGGGCTCTCGGCCGCGTGGAGCGGGGTGATTCAAGACACCGCGTCCACCGCGAGTCTGCTCGCCCTGCTCTGCGCGCGCGAGCGGGCGAGCGACTTTTCCCTCGTTCGCGGCGGGATGCAGGCGGAAGCGAAGCCGCACGTGGTTTACGTATCCACCCAGAGCCACAGTTCCATCGAGAAGGCCGCGCTCCTCGCGGGCTTCGGCAGGGAGAACGTGCGGGCCGTGCCGGTTGATGAGAAGTTCGCGCTACGGGCGGACGCACTCGACGCCGCGATTCGGGCGGACCTGGCCGCGGGAAAGGTGCCGTGTGCGGTCGTTGTGACCACGGGCACCACGGCGTCCACGGCCCTCGACCCCGTCGCCGCCGTGGCGGAACTCGCCGGCAGGTACGAGCTGTGGTTGCACGTCGACGCGGCGATGGCCGGGTCCGCGATGATCCTGCCGGAGTGCCGGTGGATGTGGGACGGGGTCGAGCGGGCGGACTCGATCGTCTTCAACCCGCACAAGTGGCTCGGCGCCGTGTTCGATTGCTCGCTGTTTTATGTTCGCGACACGGAGCACCTGATCCGCGTGATGTCCACGAGCCCGAGTTACCTGCGCACGGCGGCCGACGGCCGGGCCACGAACTATCGCGACTGGGGCATCCCGCTCGGCCGCCGGTTCCGCGCGCTGAAGTTGTGGTGCCTGATCCGGTCCGAAGGGGTCAGCGGGTTGCAGGCCCGGCTCCGGCGCGACATCGCGAACGCCAAGTGGCTCGCCGAGCGCGTCGCGGCCACACCCAATTGGCGCGTGGTCGCCCCGGTCCCGCTCCAGACGGTGTGCCTCCGGCACGAGCCGCCGGGCCTCGCGGGCGAATCGCTCGACAACCACACACGCGCCTGGGCCGAGCACGTGAACGCGTCCGGGGCCGCGTACCTCACGCCCGCCGTTCTTGACGGCCGGTGGATGGTGCGCGTGTCGGTCGGGAGCCTCACGACCGAACGCGCGGACGTGGACGCGCTCTGGGGCGTCATGCGTGAAGCGGCGGAAACGGCCGGCTGA
- a CDS encoding sensor histidine kinase, with protein sequence MSFAKLRTVFGTLRARLTLWNTAVVLVLVALPLVGAREGLRQILVSGLDEFLEEEMADIKEEVYERSSKGEDISTWLNTKALNHPRRRLFVQLFSPSGDLLWSSAHTPREEWTQRFQSGTAGAPVVCGEYRMLRQPLDAPRLVIRIGVSTQRASRDLADFTYAVLVIGGIVLVLTPGAGYLLAGRATHPVSRLIDTAARLHPARLGERLPLSGTNDELDRLSETINGLLDRIARYLEQNRKFNANAAHELRTPLAAIRSALEVLLLRDRTADEYKEGTLVLLDEIDQLRGLVNKLLLLAEGDAGQLCPVREPTRLDRIVQTAADMFSAAAEAKGVDLYVGRLDAVTLVADPTALRQVVNNLLDNAIKYTAAGGRVVAEVKCEELSGECALRVRDNGIGITAGDLPNIFQRFYRADKSRARDRVRRGSGLGLSICQAIVEAHAGTIRLESAPGAGTAVTVRLPANDVPC encoded by the coding sequence ATGTCGTTCGCGAAGCTTAGGACCGTGTTCGGAACCCTCCGCGCCCGCCTCACGCTCTGGAACACGGCGGTCGTCCTGGTCCTGGTCGCGCTCCCGCTGGTCGGCGCCCGCGAGGGGCTCCGGCAGATCCTGGTCAGCGGCCTCGACGAGTTCCTCGAAGAAGAAATGGCGGACATCAAGGAAGAAGTGTACGAGCGCTCGTCGAAGGGCGAGGACATCAGCACCTGGCTCAACACCAAGGCGCTCAACCACCCGCGCCGGCGCCTGTTCGTACAGCTCTTCTCGCCGTCGGGGGACCTCCTGTGGTCGAGCGCGCACACGCCCCGCGAGGAGTGGACCCAGCGGTTCCAGAGTGGCACCGCCGGCGCCCCGGTCGTGTGCGGGGAGTACCGGATGCTGCGGCAGCCGCTCGACGCGCCCCGGCTGGTGATCCGCATCGGCGTCTCCACCCAGCGGGCCTCGCGCGACCTGGCCGATTTCACCTACGCCGTACTCGTCATCGGCGGCATCGTTCTGGTCCTCACCCCGGGCGCCGGCTACCTGCTCGCCGGCCGGGCGACGCACCCGGTTTCGCGGCTCATCGATACCGCGGCCCGGTTGCACCCGGCCCGCCTCGGCGAGCGGCTGCCCCTGAGCGGGACGAACGACGAACTGGACCGGCTCTCCGAAACGATCAACGGCCTCCTCGACCGCATCGCCCGGTACCTGGAACAGAACCGGAAGTTCAACGCGAACGCCGCCCACGAGCTGCGCACGCCGCTGGCCGCGATCCGGAGCGCGCTGGAGGTGCTGCTGCTCCGCGACCGGACCGCCGATGAGTACAAGGAAGGAACCCTGGTGCTGCTGGACGAGATCGACCAGTTGCGCGGGCTCGTGAACAAGCTGCTCCTGCTCGCGGAGGGCGACGCCGGCCAACTGTGCCCCGTCCGCGAACCGACCCGGCTGGACCGGATCGTTCAAACCGCGGCGGACATGTTTTCCGCAGCCGCCGAGGCAAAAGGCGTGGACCTGTACGTGGGCCGCCTCGACGCGGTGACGCTCGTGGCCGATCCGACGGCCCTCCGGCAGGTCGTCAACAACCTGCTGGACAACGCCATCAAATACACGGCCGCGGGCGGCCGGGTGGTCGCCGAAGTGAAGTGTGAGGAGCTCTCGGGCGAGTGCGCGCTGCGGGTGCGGGACAACGGAATCGGGATCACGGCGGGGGACCTCCCGAACATCTTCCAGCGCTTTTACCGCGCGGACAAGTCACGGGCCCGGGACCGCGTTCGCCGCGGCTCGGGGCTGGGCCTGAGCATCTGCCAGGCGATCGTCGAGGCGCACGCCGGCACGATCCGGCTGGAGAGCGCGCCCGGAGCGGGAACGGCCGTGACGGTCCGGCTGCCGGCCAACGATGTTCCCTGCTGA
- a CDS encoding TlpA disulfide reductase family protein has product MRTVLLTLALALGGSRLAAADEPKPANKLPTLKVGDAPPPLKVSKWLTGKGVKAFEPGKVYVIEFWAVWCGPCVAMMPHLGDIQEQLGPKGVTIIGFTANASGNTQEHVVKFLEKRRDKLGYTIAFADDADTFNAYMTASGQVGIPCSFVIGKDGKIAYIGHPYCLSEVLPKVLAGTWDAVKGPAEMEAAEKLWDETYAAITIPGDAVAQLTQWEEFSAKWPGLAADSQMTAARIRLLVSAKRFADAQKLAESMMTKAAKRNDVGALSAVAEVLSAEAAAGQPKLVEVGVRAAEAALAIDGPTVAALIRATKAYAAAGNTAKAKEFGPKAVAAAEKAVAGDKDALGTLQVAAALAACGERAKAKAAAEKAVGMVDPKNAGIKQYVEQQAKKYGYESKAK; this is encoded by the coding sequence ATGCGAACTGTTCTCCTCACCCTGGCGCTCGCGCTCGGCGGATCGCGACTGGCGGCCGCGGACGAGCCGAAACCGGCCAATAAACTGCCGACCCTGAAAGTCGGCGACGCGCCCCCGCCACTAAAGGTGAGCAAGTGGTTGACCGGCAAGGGGGTGAAGGCGTTCGAGCCGGGTAAAGTGTATGTGATCGAGTTCTGGGCCGTCTGGTGCGGGCCGTGCGTGGCCATGATGCCGCACCTGGGCGACATTCAGGAGCAACTCGGGCCGAAGGGGGTCACGATTATCGGCTTCACCGCGAACGCGTCCGGGAACACCCAGGAGCACGTGGTGAAGTTTCTTGAAAAGCGCCGGGACAAGCTCGGGTACACGATCGCGTTTGCGGACGACGCGGACACTTTCAACGCGTACATGACGGCGTCCGGGCAGGTTGGTATCCCGTGTTCGTTCGTGATCGGCAAGGACGGAAAAATTGCTTACATCGGGCACCCGTACTGTCTTTCCGAGGTCCTCCCAAAGGTGCTGGCCGGAACCTGGGACGCTGTGAAGGGTCCGGCCGAAATGGAAGCCGCGGAGAAATTGTGGGACGAAACCTACGCGGCGATCACGATACCGGGCGACGCGGTCGCCCAGTTGACCCAGTGGGAGGAGTTCTCGGCCAAGTGGCCGGGACTGGCGGCCGACTCGCAGATGACCGCCGCCCGCATCCGGTTGCTCGTGTCCGCGAAGCGTTTCGCTGACGCCCAAAAATTGGCCGAATCGATGATGACCAAGGCGGCGAAGCGGAATGACGTGGGGGCGCTGAGCGCCGTCGCGGAAGTGCTGTCGGCCGAGGCCGCCGCCGGGCAACCGAAACTCGTGGAGGTCGGGGTTCGGGCGGCCGAGGCGGCGCTGGCCATCGACGGGCCGACGGTCGCGGCCCTGATCCGGGCGACGAAGGCGTACGCCGCCGCGGGGAACACGGCCAAGGCGAAGGAGTTCGGGCCGAAGGCCGTGGCCGCGGCCGAGAAGGCGGTGGCCGGTGACAAGGACGCGCTGGGCACCCTTCAGGTTGCCGCGGCCCTGGCCGCGTGCGGTGAAAGGGCCAAAGCAAAAGCGGCGGCCGAGAAGGCCGTGGGCATGGTGGACCCGAAGAACGCCGGGATCAAGCAGTACGTCGAGCAGCAGGCGAAGAAGTACGGCTACGAGTCGAAAGCGAAGTGA
- a CDS encoding LolA-like protein, giving the protein MKRLLGVVLLTALGLNTSGTARGADEKDATAVLDTAIRALGGAEKLGGVKAATWKTKGTVTIGGSDNAFDMITTVQGLDNYRSEFEAEFGGNSVKGVTVLNGDKGWRKFGDMGDELDKDALANEKRNVYLQVVPATLLPLKGKGFKVEAAGTEKVDGKPATVLKVTGPDGKDFKLFFDQESGLPVKQVAKVIGFMGDEFTQETTFSGYKEFNGVKRATKIQSKRDGEKFIEQEVRDFKVVEKVDPKTFSEPK; this is encoded by the coding sequence ATGAAACGGCTCCTCGGTGTGGTGCTCCTGACGGCCCTCGGTCTCAACACGAGCGGTACGGCGAGGGGCGCGGACGAGAAGGACGCGACGGCCGTCCTCGATACAGCCATCAGGGCCCTGGGCGGCGCCGAGAAACTCGGTGGCGTCAAAGCGGCCACCTGGAAGACCAAAGGCACGGTCACGATCGGCGGCAGCGACAACGCGTTCGACATGATCACGACCGTCCAGGGCCTCGACAACTACCGCTCGGAGTTCGAGGCCGAGTTCGGCGGCAACTCGGTCAAAGGGGTGACGGTCCTGAACGGCGACAAGGGGTGGCGCAAGTTCGGCGACATGGGCGACGAGCTGGACAAGGACGCTCTGGCCAACGAGAAGCGCAACGTGTACCTCCAGGTCGTTCCCGCCACACTGCTGCCCCTCAAGGGGAAGGGGTTCAAGGTCGAGGCGGCCGGGACCGAAAAGGTGGACGGCAAACCCGCGACCGTGCTGAAGGTCACGGGTCCGGACGGCAAGGACTTCAAACTGTTCTTCGATCAGGAGAGCGGGCTGCCCGTCAAACAGGTGGCGAAGGTGATCGGCTTCATGGGCGACGAGTTCACGCAAGAAACGACCTTCAGCGGCTATAAGGAGTTCAACGGCGTCAAAAGGGCCACAAAGATCCAGAGCAAGCGGGACGGAGAAAAGTTCATCGAGCAGGAGGTCCGCGACTTTAAGGTGGTCGAGAAGGTGGACCCGAAGACCTTCAGCGAACCGAAGTGA